In Thalassoglobus sp. JC818, one DNA window encodes the following:
- a CDS encoding PVC-type heme-binding CxxCH protein → MLCIRLLLVVLVAFAGFDCIQAQDFGQQVRETDPLTPDEERLQFSVPEGFEVQLFASEPDIQKPMNLAFDAQGRLWMSGSNDYPFPNFTEEATDSIRVLEDTDGDGRADKFTTFVEGITIPIGLYPYKDGVIAFSIPNIMFYRDTNGDGTSDTTEVLYGPFDYSRDTHGLNNAFRRGLDGWMYACHGFNNQSSVTGRDGNTVSMQSGNTYRFRIDGERIEHLTHGQVNPFGMAFDAWGDLYSSDCHTKPVTLLLKGGYYESFGKPHDGLGYVPAVMDHLHGSTAIAGLSIYTDDVYPEEYRDNLFVGNVMTSRIHRDTLEYDGSSPQVIEQADFLVSADPWFRPVDMQCGPDGALYIADFYNRIIGHYEVPLDHPGRDRFRGRIWKVVRKGETEGSQRPQNLTKLTATQLIPLLADPNVPYVSRVVEQLVERCGKEAVPELKAALKNSNDARQTVGLLWSLERLGELSDQELAAEGENESSLVRVHLQRILGARKNWSAADQQLASNGLSDSDPLVRRASALAFADHPDTNVIAKLLQAYSQASSGDVQLKHAIKLALKSTCQLPGAYEVVAELNPGDKEVELLASVSLAVHSTDSARFLLSAIDQVELPGGELETVVRMAARTLESQEIPRLVELARTRYSMDVNTQLSLLQAMEEGLRQQGENIPDAMSSWGRDVIARVLGERGAGLSDWQQLANEGSAVGKWDVEPRTREDAQHSQLFLSSLPGGEQARGVLMSKPFPIPETLSFYVCGHLGFPNEGRINHNFVSLSVEGEENPVRIAYAPRNDTARRVDWDLSEFAGKTGVLKVVDGLDLSAYAWIAIGEINPPVVQLPTQSLTQDRQRVVLAANLSGRLGAGEFFDQFGRIAMNPNEAGEVRYAALTLIAASQSGDIPVGLLAVFAEPDVSTVLLNSIADALSSQDEEAQVAVLKSLPLRLQTTFARTMSRSSQGATKLADLIDLGMISPEVLRSDVVIAQVKGTGSSEIISRLEAIRSKLPDGGDSILAMIEARRSSFNAQTASIAEGAKVFEKNCATCHTIDGKGKQIGPQLDGIGNRGMERLLEDVLAPNRNIDVAFRTRLYVLENGRIYSGLFRREEGNVIVLANQKGEEIQFDKNLVDDEAISPISIMPENWGELIPAEDFNNLLAFLLSQKQK, encoded by the coding sequence ATGTTGTGTATTCGATTGCTTTTGGTTGTGTTGGTTGCCTTCGCTGGGTTTGACTGCATTCAGGCACAGGACTTCGGGCAGCAAGTTCGGGAGACTGACCCTCTCACTCCGGACGAGGAGCGCTTGCAGTTTTCCGTTCCGGAGGGATTCGAGGTTCAACTTTTCGCGAGTGAACCAGATATTCAGAAGCCCATGAATCTGGCATTCGATGCTCAAGGTCGATTGTGGATGTCAGGGTCGAACGACTACCCGTTCCCGAACTTTACAGAAGAGGCAACCGACAGCATCCGCGTTCTGGAAGACACTGACGGCGACGGACGTGCTGACAAGTTCACGACGTTTGTCGAAGGGATCACGATTCCGATCGGATTGTACCCGTACAAAGATGGTGTGATTGCATTCTCGATTCCGAACATCATGTTTTATCGAGACACCAATGGCGACGGAACATCCGACACCACTGAGGTTTTGTACGGACCCTTCGACTACTCGCGAGACACGCACGGCCTGAACAATGCGTTTCGTCGAGGACTCGATGGCTGGATGTATGCTTGCCACGGATTTAACAACCAATCATCTGTCACAGGCAGAGACGGGAACACTGTTTCCATGCAAAGTGGAAACACCTATCGATTTCGCATCGACGGTGAGCGCATTGAGCACTTAACTCATGGGCAAGTCAATCCATTCGGAATGGCTTTCGATGCGTGGGGAGACTTGTATTCCTCGGACTGTCACACAAAACCAGTGACTCTGCTACTCAAAGGCGGTTACTACGAGAGTTTTGGGAAGCCGCACGATGGGCTCGGCTACGTGCCAGCAGTCATGGATCACCTTCATGGTTCGACAGCCATCGCGGGACTCAGCATCTATACAGATGATGTTTACCCGGAGGAGTATCGAGACAATTTGTTCGTCGGAAATGTGATGACCAGCCGCATCCATCGAGATACGTTGGAGTACGACGGGTCGAGTCCGCAGGTGATTGAACAGGCAGACTTTCTTGTTTCGGCAGATCCCTGGTTTCGCCCGGTCGACATGCAGTGCGGACCCGATGGAGCGTTGTATATCGCGGACTTCTACAACCGAATTATCGGTCACTACGAGGTTCCGTTGGATCATCCCGGACGAGATCGTTTCCGAGGACGAATCTGGAAAGTGGTCCGGAAGGGTGAGACGGAAGGCAGCCAACGTCCGCAGAATCTGACAAAGTTGACGGCGACACAATTGATTCCATTGCTTGCTGATCCGAATGTGCCGTACGTCAGCCGCGTCGTCGAGCAACTTGTCGAACGATGTGGAAAAGAAGCTGTTCCGGAGTTGAAAGCGGCTCTCAAGAACTCAAACGACGCCAGACAAACGGTCGGACTTCTGTGGTCATTGGAACGACTCGGGGAATTGTCTGATCAGGAACTGGCTGCAGAAGGTGAAAACGAATCGAGTCTGGTACGAGTTCATTTGCAACGCATCCTAGGAGCGAGGAAGAATTGGTCGGCAGCTGATCAACAGCTTGCATCGAACGGACTGAGTGATTCGGACCCATTGGTTCGCCGCGCTAGTGCTCTCGCATTCGCCGATCACCCCGATACGAATGTGATTGCCAAGCTTCTTCAAGCCTATTCGCAAGCTTCGAGTGGTGACGTTCAATTAAAGCACGCGATCAAATTGGCTCTTAAGTCAACGTGTCAATTGCCCGGCGCATATGAGGTCGTGGCGGAATTGAATCCGGGAGATAAAGAAGTCGAGTTGCTGGCGTCTGTCAGTCTGGCTGTCCATTCGACGGACTCCGCCCGTTTTCTCCTTTCAGCGATCGATCAGGTGGAATTACCCGGTGGAGAGTTAGAGACCGTCGTACGGATGGCAGCCCGAACGCTGGAGAGTCAGGAGATTCCTCGGCTCGTCGAGTTGGCTCGCACTCGATATTCCATGGATGTCAATACCCAGCTTTCGCTGCTGCAAGCGATGGAAGAAGGTCTTCGCCAGCAGGGGGAGAACATTCCGGATGCAATGAGTTCGTGGGGACGCGATGTGATTGCTCGCGTCTTGGGCGAACGCGGGGCAGGGCTGTCCGACTGGCAGCAGTTGGCGAATGAAGGGTCGGCAGTCGGGAAATGGGATGTCGAACCGCGAACTCGTGAAGACGCTCAACACTCACAACTTTTCCTCAGCAGTCTTCCGGGAGGCGAGCAGGCTCGCGGCGTTCTAATGTCCAAGCCGTTCCCGATTCCGGAAACGCTATCGTTTTACGTCTGTGGTCATCTCGGATTTCCGAACGAGGGAAGGATCAATCACAATTTCGTCAGCCTGTCGGTGGAGGGGGAGGAGAATCCGGTACGGATTGCTTACGCCCCGCGAAACGATACAGCTCGTCGAGTTGACTGGGATCTCTCGGAGTTCGCTGGAAAGACCGGTGTCCTCAAGGTCGTCGATGGACTGGATTTGTCGGCCTATGCTTGGATTGCAATTGGTGAAATCAATCCACCTGTCGTTCAGCTTCCAACCCAAAGTCTGACTCAAGACCGGCAACGAGTCGTACTCGCAGCAAATCTCAGCGGACGGCTGGGGGCAGGAGAGTTCTTCGATCAATTCGGGCGAATTGCCATGAACCCGAACGAAGCTGGTGAGGTACGGTACGCTGCACTTACTCTCATCGCTGCCTCGCAATCCGGAGACATCCCGGTCGGGCTGCTGGCTGTTTTCGCAGAGCCGGATGTGTCAACGGTGCTTCTCAACTCAATCGCCGATGCTCTCTCAAGTCAGGATGAAGAAGCCCAGGTCGCGGTTCTGAAATCCCTGCCGCTGAGGCTGCAGACGACGTTCGCCCGCACGATGTCTCGTTCGTCGCAAGGAGCGACAAAACTCGCCGACTTGATTGACTTGGGTATGATTTCTCCGGAAGTTTTGAGATCGGACGTCGTGATTGCTCAAGTCAAAGGGACGGGAAGCTCGGAGATCATTAGTCGGCTGGAAGCGATTCGATCGAAACTCCCCGACGGAGGCGATTCAATTCTCGCGATGATCGAAGCTCGTCGCAGCAGCTTCAACGCACAGACAGCCTCAATTGCTGAAGGTGCGAAGGTCTTCGAAAAGAATTGTGCGACCTGCCACACCATCGATGGCAAAGGAAAACAGATCGGGCCGCAGCTCGACGGAATCGGAAATCGGGGGATGGAACGTCTTCTGGAAGACGTTCTAGCGCCAAACCGAAACATTGATGTGGCGTTCCGGACGCGGTTGTACGTCCTCGAGAACGGTCGCATCTACTCCGGACTGTTCCGACGAGAAGAAGGAAATGTCATCGTTCTGGCGAATCAAAAAGGAGAAGAGATTCAGTTCGACAAAAATCTGGTCGACGACGAAGCCATTTCTCCGATCTCGATCATGCCTGAAAACTGGGGCGAGCTGATTCCCGCCGAGGATTTCAACAATCTGTTGGCGTTCTTGCTCTCGCAGAAACAAAAGTAG
- a CDS encoding vWA domain-containing protein — protein sequence MTQAMKDMPAWGISLVINLSILAIFHFVVYHRPAEFDKTSITSIVDDSAHEEELRFTETAMDQVGTEGDASSLTQSLSAATVVGKEDTPLDEQVEEILNPQIRPLTDSMVIEQQGDISASVDVKGSSEKIERGVEGAMDRIAFEIRSSLRDRKTLVIWLFDASSSLNERRSAIADRFDNVYRQVGEMGSTDALYSVVAAYGNTPQLLTPEPLQDIKELSTTVREKIQEDKSGVENVFGTAKLLLEKYRNWHKHKGPWNKLVFIVTDERGDDAPQYLEEVISLAKRSQTRFFTIGNAAIFGQQKGYVKWTYDDGFVEYLQVDQGPESAFPDGVQLPFIGSQSDWRIKQMSASYGPYALTRLCAETGGMFLITQESRGPTFDPAIMREYSPDYRPVRLQADEVKKNAAKASLVTVAQMTYDDDLPVPELTFRAYNDNILRTDIGEAQKPVAEIDYKLRRFYEALSAGKDDRDKIRESRWQAAFDLAMGRILAMRVRYFGYNQMLANMKVSPKSFEKDDSNMWRLVPADDILSGPEMRKAAATAQEYLKRVIDDHPGTPWALLAERELSSKLGWSWNEFSQPIPGSDGVTRASDEEVARLLLADEERRQMERKKASKPRDKPKL from the coding sequence ATGACACAAGCGATGAAGGACATGCCGGCTTGGGGCATCAGCCTCGTCATTAACTTGTCGATTCTGGCGATCTTCCATTTTGTCGTCTATCACCGCCCTGCGGAATTCGACAAGACAAGCATTACGAGTATCGTCGACGATTCGGCTCATGAGGAAGAACTTCGCTTCACCGAAACCGCAATGGATCAAGTCGGGACCGAAGGCGACGCATCTTCGCTAACACAATCGCTCAGCGCAGCGACAGTCGTCGGGAAAGAAGATACCCCGCTCGACGAACAGGTCGAAGAAATCCTCAACCCACAGATTCGTCCCCTGACCGATTCGATGGTCATCGAACAACAGGGAGACATTTCAGCGTCCGTCGATGTTAAAGGTTCCAGCGAAAAGATTGAACGCGGTGTCGAAGGGGCGATGGACCGGATTGCTTTCGAGATTCGCAGTTCGCTTCGAGACCGGAAGACGCTTGTCATCTGGCTGTTCGATGCCTCCAGCTCGTTGAACGAGCGTCGATCTGCGATTGCCGATCGCTTTGACAACGTCTATCGACAAGTTGGCGAAATGGGTTCGACCGACGCCCTCTACTCCGTGGTCGCTGCATACGGAAACACTCCACAGCTGCTGACACCTGAGCCTCTTCAGGACATTAAGGAACTCAGCACGACCGTTCGCGAGAAAATCCAGGAAGACAAATCTGGCGTAGAAAATGTCTTTGGCACTGCGAAATTGCTCCTCGAAAAGTATCGAAACTGGCACAAGCACAAAGGCCCGTGGAACAAGCTCGTCTTTATCGTCACTGACGAACGCGGAGATGACGCTCCTCAATACCTCGAAGAAGTCATCTCACTGGCCAAGCGATCCCAGACCCGTTTCTTCACCATTGGAAACGCAGCGATCTTCGGGCAGCAGAAGGGCTACGTGAAGTGGACCTACGACGATGGATTTGTGGAGTACCTGCAAGTCGATCAGGGACCAGAAAGCGCTTTCCCGGATGGAGTTCAGCTTCCGTTCATTGGAAGCCAGAGTGACTGGCGAATCAAACAGATGTCCGCCAGCTACGGGCCATACGCTTTAACGCGTCTGTGTGCTGAAACCGGGGGGATGTTCCTCATCACTCAGGAAAGCCGCGGACCAACGTTCGATCCGGCCATTATGCGTGAATACTCACCGGACTATCGCCCTGTGAGACTGCAGGCGGATGAAGTCAAAAAGAATGCCGCGAAAGCTTCGCTCGTTACCGTCGCGCAAATGACATACGACGACGACTTGCCTGTGCCGGAACTGACCTTCAGAGCTTACAACGACAACATTCTGCGAACCGACATCGGCGAAGCCCAAAAGCCGGTCGCGGAGATTGACTACAAACTTCGTCGCTTCTACGAAGCGCTCAGTGCTGGCAAAGATGATCGCGACAAGATTCGCGAATCACGCTGGCAAGCTGCATTCGACCTCGCGATGGGACGTATTCTGGCCATGCGTGTCCGGTACTTCGGATACAACCAGATGCTCGCTAACATGAAGGTCTCTCCGAAGTCGTTCGAAAAAGACGACAGCAATATGTGGCGACTTGTGCCAGCCGACGACATCTTGTCTGGTCCGGAAATGCGAAAAGCTGCCGCCACGGCTCAAGAGTATCTGAAACGCGTGATCGACGATCATCCCGGGACTCCCTGGGCACTGCTTGCAGAACGTGAACTCAGTTCAAAGCTCGGATGGAGTTGGAACGAATTCAGCCAACCGATTCCCGGATCTGACGGTGTGACACGTGCAAGTGATGAAGAAGTTGCTCGACTGCTTCTGGCTGACGAGGAACGCCGGCAAATGGAACGTAAGAAAGCTTCGAAGCCACGAGACAAACCTAAACTCTAA
- a CDS encoding aldose epimerase family protein yields the protein MPDNWTTWGDTADGASYGGLTLQNEYIRAVVTNAGASLVSLESPDRTGEWKNIVVTAQEREDYLTNPSFLGATAGRFANRIARGEFELDGSKYNLAINNGPNHLHGGEVSFAHKIWQLLSPSRESVTFRLVSPDGDEGYPGELTVELTYQLKGRELILNYSATTDAPTVLNLTNHTYWNLAGAGRIDDQLLQISADRVLENDSDVLPTGTILDVAGTPWDFRTPKPIGKDLAETDGGYDSCFLISGADGSLRTAAIASDPASGRTMEVLTTEPGIQLYTANHFDGTQASAGWEQHTSFCLESQHLPDTPNHPEFESEFGTTTLRPDETYRQTTVHRFGIS from the coding sequence ATGCCAGACAACTGGACGACTTGGGGAGACACAGCCGACGGAGCTTCTTATGGCGGTCTCACACTGCAAAATGAGTACATCCGTGCTGTCGTAACGAACGCAGGTGCTTCGCTCGTTTCTCTGGAATCTCCTGATCGAACAGGCGAATGGAAGAACATCGTCGTCACTGCACAGGAGCGAGAAGATTATCTCACGAATCCGTCGTTCTTGGGAGCGACAGCGGGAAGATTCGCGAATCGAATCGCTCGAGGGGAATTCGAACTCGACGGCTCGAAATACAATCTCGCGATCAACAACGGCCCCAACCATCTTCACGGCGGTGAAGTTTCCTTCGCACACAAAATTTGGCAGCTACTGTCGCCGAGTCGAGAGTCAGTCACGTTTCGACTCGTGAGTCCGGATGGTGATGAAGGTTACCCGGGAGAATTGACCGTCGAGCTGACTTACCAGTTGAAAGGTCGCGAACTCATCCTCAATTACTCTGCGACGACGGATGCTCCGACCGTCTTAAACCTGACCAACCATACGTATTGGAATCTCGCCGGTGCCGGGCGCATCGACGATCAACTCCTGCAAATCTCAGCAGACCGGGTTTTGGAAAACGACTCCGACGTTCTCCCCACCGGAACAATTCTTGATGTTGCTGGCACACCCTGGGACTTCCGCACGCCCAAGCCGATCGGTAAAGATCTCGCTGAAACGGACGGCGGATACGATTCCTGTTTCCTCATCAGCGGAGCAGACGGATCACTTCGGACGGCGGCAATTGCGTCAGATCCTGCTTCTGGAAGAACGATGGAAGTTCTGACGACGGAACCGGGAATTCAGCTCTACACTGCGAACCACTTTGACGGAACACAAGCGAGTGCGGGTTGGGAACAGCACACGAGTTTCTGCCTTGAGTCCCAACATCTTCCGGACACTCCCAATCATCCGGAATTCGAATCCGAATTCGGCACGACCACACTTCGCCCTGATGAAACCTATCGCCAGACAACGGTCCACCGATTCGGAATTTCCTAG
- a CDS encoding aminotransferase class I/II-fold pyridoxal phosphate-dependent enzyme gives MRSETEVPVSDNPYSIPVADRLKRLPPYLFGKINKVKYEKRVAGIDVIDLGMGNPTDPPDPLIQEKLAQALQDPKNHRYSVSNGIGNLRSEVAKRYWKKYGVRLNPDDEIIACIGSKEGYSHMCLGLMGPGDTAIVPSPTFPIHMYSVMLAAGNVIALDVRQPDVFLRNVAYTCEHLYPKPKVVVVNFPHNPSSTVIEQDFYVELVKLAKKYGFMVISDFAYADICFDGYFAPSFLSTPGAIDVGVELTSMSKSYSMAGWRIGFCAGNREMVRALATIKGYYDYGIFQAIQIAAIVAMRHCDAAVEGIATEYQGRRDALCDGLERLGWEIDRPKAGMFVWAKIPEPYAQMGSIDFSMKLLEEGGVAVSPGRGFGEDGEGYLRLAIVENTQRLRQAVREIGKCAPLEASRAAS, from the coding sequence ATGAGAAGCGAAACAGAAGTCCCAGTCAGCGACAATCCGTATTCCATTCCCGTTGCGGATCGACTGAAAAGATTGCCGCCGTATTTGTTCGGAAAGATCAACAAGGTCAAGTACGAAAAACGCGTCGCTGGCATCGATGTGATCGATCTCGGGATGGGAAATCCAACCGATCCGCCGGACCCGCTGATTCAGGAAAAACTGGCTCAGGCACTGCAGGACCCCAAAAATCACCGTTATTCGGTGTCGAACGGGATCGGGAATCTGCGTAGCGAAGTCGCAAAACGATACTGGAAGAAGTATGGAGTTCGCCTGAACCCCGACGATGAAATCATCGCCTGTATCGGTTCCAAAGAAGGCTACAGCCATATGTGCCTCGGTTTGATGGGACCGGGAGACACTGCCATTGTTCCGTCGCCGACATTTCCGATTCATATGTATTCGGTGATGCTCGCTGCCGGAAACGTGATCGCTCTCGATGTTCGTCAGCCAGACGTTTTTCTGCGCAACGTGGCATACACATGTGAACATCTTTATCCGAAACCGAAAGTGGTTGTGGTCAATTTCCCACACAACCCATCGTCGACGGTGATCGAGCAGGATTTTTACGTCGAACTTGTGAAACTCGCCAAGAAGTATGGCTTCATGGTGATCAGCGACTTCGCATACGCAGATATCTGTTTTGATGGATATTTCGCACCGAGTTTTCTTTCCACTCCGGGAGCGATTGACGTTGGTGTCGAACTGACCTCAATGAGCAAGAGCTACAGCATGGCTGGGTGGCGAATCGGGTTCTGTGCCGGGAATCGCGAAATGGTCCGGGCATTGGCGACGATCAAAGGTTATTACGACTACGGGATTTTTCAGGCAATTCAAATTGCGGCCATCGTCGCGATGCGACACTGCGATGCCGCTGTGGAAGGCATTGCGACTGAATACCAAGGTCGCCGCGATGCTCTGTGCGACGGACTTGAGCGTTTAGGCTGGGAGATCGATCGGCCGAAAGCAGGAATGTTCGTCTGGGCGAAGATTCCTGAGCCTTATGCCCAAATGGGGTCCATCGATTTCTCGATGAAACTCCTCGAAGAAGGCGGAGTCGCTGTCAGCCCGGGGCGTGGTTTCGGAGAAGACGGCGAGGGCTATTTGCGTCTGGCAATCGTCGAAAACACTCAGCGTTTGCGGCAAGCTGTCCGAGAAATCGGAAAGTGTGCCCCACTGGAAGCATCACGGGCTGCCTCATGA
- a CDS encoding DUF2461 domain-containing protein has protein sequence MGTFNGFPPSVFQFLAELEANNDKDWFDANRDRYESEVRSPALEYIAAMQGPIEKISSHFRVEPKKVGGSLMRVHRDTRFSKDKTPYKTNIGIQFRHEAGKDVHAPGFYLHISPEECFVAAGVWHPAGEDLAAIRKAIIKHSKDWKAAVSDAKFVKRFALTGDSLKRSPRGIDPDHPLIDDLKRKDFIGLSNFEPGLVTSPKFVNETAKAFKSADRLMAFLCSALSIKY, from the coding sequence ATGGGAACTTTCAATGGATTTCCGCCGTCAGTCTTTCAGTTTCTGGCGGAACTCGAAGCCAATAACGACAAAGACTGGTTCGACGCCAACCGCGATCGATACGAATCGGAAGTTCGCAGTCCAGCCTTGGAATACATCGCTGCGATGCAGGGGCCAATCGAAAAGATCTCAAGCCATTTTCGAGTCGAGCCCAAGAAGGTCGGCGGATCGTTGATGCGAGTCCATCGTGACACGCGTTTCTCGAAAGACAAAACTCCGTACAAAACAAATATCGGAATCCAATTTCGCCACGAAGCGGGCAAAGACGTCCACGCACCGGGGTTTTATCTGCACATCTCACCCGAAGAGTGTTTCGTTGCAGCGGGAGTCTGGCATCCCGCGGGAGAGGACCTCGCCGCGATTCGCAAGGCGATCATCAAGCATTCCAAGGACTGGAAGGCCGCAGTCAGCGACGCAAAATTCGTGAAGCGATTTGCACTGACCGGGGACTCCTTGAAGCGTTCACCTCGGGGCATCGATCCTGATCATCCGCTCATCGACGATCTGAAACGCAAAGATTTTATCGGGCTTTCAAACTTCGAACCGGGCCTTGTGACCTCACCGAAGTTTGTCAACGAAACAGCCAAGGCGTTTAAGTCGGCTGATCGTCTGATGGCATTTCTCTGCTCAGCACTCAGTATTAAATACTGA
- the rpsO gene encoding 30S ribosomal protein S15 yields MSITKERKSELVNEFQQSGDDTGSPDVQIAVLTERINSLTEHLRSHQKDHAGRRGLLMLVSRRRRLLDYVKEKDPARYVELITKLEIRK; encoded by the coding sequence ATGTCAATTACGAAAGAACGTAAGTCTGAATTAGTCAACGAGTTTCAGCAATCAGGCGACGATACTGGTTCGCCCGATGTTCAAATTGCCGTGTTGACTGAACGGATTAACTCACTGACGGAACACCTTCGTTCCCATCAGAAAGATCATGCTGGCCGTCGAGGGTTGTTGATGCTTGTCAGCCGCCGTCGCCGATTGTTGGATTACGTGAAAGAGAAAGATCCAGCCCGCTACGTTGAGTTGATCACGAAGCTCGAGATTCGAAAGTAG
- a CDS encoding vWA domain-containing protein, whose product MISKNIPALLISLIVHFAVLGAMGFYRFQIIKDLDVVAVETIIEDERLQQEFEQDVSVDTQVSESLSVQSGGTISTNIGAAAAQPAAQTKIEQSEALKDPDIKVTAISDISLPGLGEIAVDLGEGEVSGEVGARVEGYGAAMHRLTQEIIRMMREQPVIAVWMFDASNSLQDDRKEIRENFHKIYDELNIAKNQAESRKVRYSPLETMVCSFGSDIRKLTQKPTSEIEEIKKAIDRVEDDPSGIENPFSAISRVLDEYGKTALNSDRKLMIIVVTDESGTDDQILEEVISKSETIRSPVYFLGREAVFGHPKARVRWKDPEPPNLTHWVSIDRGPETAFPECLQYTGFGDRWDSQSSGFGPYGQVRLAKKSGGIFFMLSGEEQDLAGRLAWTDRKFDDLAMKEYEPLLLARRDYEQSRKSSEFRDTLWQVIVMLNPNLDKQLNIKRWGYSIEPAEFDAQGKEQFDKTLRAMSRVSAALKEVERIAPMRAEEREPRWRAAYDLLYAQLMSYRVRQFQFLLALDQHSRLRPKLKDPKSNEWYFEHTQKLLEPDEEQIRRTKVDMTELNSQREQALALYDVVIKEHPGTPWAVRASAEKRWGFGITFEERFWDPRYYDEAYRNKRIPKF is encoded by the coding sequence ATGATCTCCAAAAATATTCCCGCGCTCCTTATTTCCTTGATCGTCCACTTCGCCGTTCTCGGTGCGATGGGCTTCTATCGGTTTCAGATCATCAAAGATCTCGACGTTGTCGCTGTCGAAACAATCATCGAAGACGAACGTTTGCAGCAAGAGTTCGAACAGGATGTCAGCGTCGACACACAAGTCTCCGAAAGCTTGTCTGTGCAGTCAGGTGGAACGATCTCGACCAACATCGGTGCCGCAGCTGCTCAACCCGCCGCTCAAACGAAAATTGAGCAGTCCGAAGCACTCAAAGATCCAGACATCAAAGTCACTGCGATTTCTGACATCAGCTTGCCGGGACTTGGAGAAATCGCTGTCGATCTGGGCGAAGGCGAAGTCTCCGGCGAAGTTGGAGCGAGAGTCGAAGGATACGGGGCGGCCATGCATCGCCTCACTCAGGAAATTATCCGGATGATGCGCGAGCAACCGGTGATCGCTGTCTGGATGTTCGATGCTTCCAACAGCTTGCAAGACGATCGCAAAGAGATTCGCGAGAACTTCCACAAGATCTACGACGAACTCAACATCGCCAAAAATCAGGCGGAGTCGAGGAAAGTCCGATATTCCCCGCTGGAGACAATGGTTTGCAGCTTCGGAAGCGATATTCGAAAATTGACGCAGAAACCAACGAGCGAAATCGAAGAGATCAAGAAGGCAATTGATCGCGTTGAAGATGATCCTTCAGGAATTGAAAATCCATTCAGCGCCATTTCAAGAGTTCTCGACGAGTACGGGAAGACAGCCCTGAACTCTGACCGAAAACTGATGATCATCGTCGTCACCGATGAGTCGGGGACAGACGATCAAATTCTCGAGGAAGTGATCAGCAAGTCAGAAACGATTCGCTCACCAGTCTACTTCCTCGGACGCGAAGCGGTCTTCGGTCATCCCAAAGCTCGGGTTCGCTGGAAAGATCCAGAACCGCCGAACCTCACCCACTGGGTTTCGATCGATCGCGGTCCGGAAACCGCATTTCCGGAATGCCTCCAGTACACAGGATTCGGTGATCGCTGGGATTCTCAATCGAGCGGATTCGGTCCGTACGGACAGGTGCGCCTTGCGAAGAAATCAGGCGGAATCTTCTTCATGCTGTCAGGCGAAGAACAAGACCTCGCCGGACGCCTCGCCTGGACGGATCGAAAGTTCGACGATTTGGCCATGAAGGAATATGAACCACTCCTTCTGGCACGTCGTGACTATGAGCAGTCTCGAAAGTCATCCGAATTTCGCGACACATTGTGGCAAGTGATTGTCATGCTGAACCCGAACCTCGATAAGCAGCTCAACATCAAACGCTGGGGGTATTCGATTGAGCCGGCTGAGTTCGATGCTCAGGGGAAAGAGCAGTTCGACAAAACTCTCCGTGCGATGTCGCGTGTGAGTGCTGCCCTGAAAGAAGTCGAACGGATCGCCCCGATGCGCGCAGAAGAACGCGAACCACGCTGGCGAGCGGCTTACGATCTTCTTTACGCCCAGTTGATGTCTTACCGCGTCCGCCAGTTTCAATTCCTCTTGGCGCTCGATCAACACTCGAGACTTCGCCCGAAACTGAAGGACCCGAAATCCAACGAGTGGTACTTCGAGCACACACAGAAATTGCTTGAACCGGACGAAGAACAAATTCGCCGGACCAAGGTCGATATGACCGAACTCAACTCTCAGCGCGAACAGGCACTCGCTCTCTACGATGTGGTCATCAAAGAACACCCCGGAACTCCGTGGGCAGTTCGTGCCAGTGCAGAAAAGCGGTGGGGCTTTGGAATCACCTTTGAAGAGCGATTCTGGGATCCTCGCTACTACGACGAAGCCTATCGCAACAAACGAATTCCGAAGTTCTAA